In Spirosoma pollinicola, the genomic window GGTTCCATTGCCCGGTTTTGGCGGCAGCTTCGTAGGTTGTCCGGAGAAAATCGAGCAGCATCTGTTCCGGGTCAGCTGCCCGTCGAACGGCATCGTAGGGCAGGAAAAATTCGCCCATTTCGGGGCTGAAAAATGCCTCGGCTGGCTTGACTGGTTGCTGGCCAAAATTCTCCGGCGTGGGGTAACAGTAGGAATAAAAAGCGGCCTGGGGAAACTGCTCGCTACCAGGCCAGAATCCGGCCGAGCTTACTTCGTGAGAGTAGGCCTCCTGCATTACCCGGTCAGACATGTTGGGCGCGCCCCCCGGATGCAGGGGAGCCGGTCGACCCGAAAATCGTGTAACGGCCAGATCGAAGCTGCCCCAGAAAAAATGTACCGGACTGCATTTGCCAGTAAAGCCCGCCCGAAAACGAGTGAACACCGTATGAATACGTACAACTGCCTGCCAGAACTGGCTAACCATAACAGGGTCGTAAGAGTGGTGGATTTCATCCTCGGCAAACGGAATAGCCTGTTCGACTTCGTTTGGAACGGGGTGAATCGAGACGTCAATACCTAGCTGGTTGAGCTGGTCCATCAGTTCCTGATGAAAATTGGCGACGCTACGCGCATAGAGTCTGATCGTTGCCACCTCGCCGTTGCTGGTACTAAGGCGCAGTTGATGGGCCAGGAAATTAAAGTCTATCTGGAAGACGCCCCCCTCATAAGGTAAACTACCCGTAGTAAATCCTTGCGAAGCCACGTATAGCGGGACATGCCAGGAGTGGTTCGTCCAGGGCATTTGCCGAAGCCGTATTTTTCCCACAATCTGCGTCCAGAGATGAAGCGTTACGAGTGTATCATGCCAGTCGGCAAAATCAAGAGCGGGCCAGCTAGGTTCGATAAGTTGTTTTGTCGTCATAGGGTAAATTGCCGGACTGGCGATAAAATGTATATGCTAAAACTAACGATTACCAACTGTAAAGGGGCAAAGGTAACGGCACATAAACGAAGTGACCGGTATAAATTGACGGGTTTACAGTACAATAACTTTTTATGAGCCTAGAATGTGTGAAGCCGCCTTGTCTGATCACTAACTCCAGAGTCTGCCTCCAGAAATAATGGACTCTCCAATAATTCTGGAGGCAGCTTCTGAAATGTATAAAATTAAAAGAGGTTGATTATCAGTAATTTAGCCTGATCTGGCGTGTAGTGTACGTGTGTTTTGTGAGTTGGCATTTTATTGGCAATGTAATTTGTCGTAGACATTCCGCCAACATCCATCTCAAACACGTCCCGTTATGAAACGCAGCATCCAGCATGAACTCCTTACTGTTCAGGTAGTTGAAACAAGCCTATGGACGTACCCGATTCATGACCACAATCACTTTGAATTAATCCTGATTCGTACCGGAAGCGGGCAGCATGTAATCAACGGCAACCGGTTTGCCTATCAGGCCGGTGATGTGTTTTTTCTGGGGCCGTTGGACAGTCATTCGTTTGTGATCGAAAAAATGACCTGCTTTTGCTGTCTCTCTTTCACCGAGCTTTATATGGCCGGGTTAGCCATGTCTGGCGCAACTTCCTGGTTACAGATTAAAGAGCACGGACTTATGGTCAACCACCAGCTCGTGGGGAGTATCGTGACCGATTCCATTGAGCAGCAAAATCTGAACGCACTTGTCGACATAATTTTAACGGAACAGCACAATCATCGGCAACTGATGGCGAATCAAGTCGTTGAGGCTTTGATGAAAACGATTTTGAGTCTGGTGGATCGTCAACTCATGCAGCGAGCGGTAGGAGCCAACCCGTCGACTGGTTGTTCGTCCTCGCTGATGCAGCGTATTGGTATGTACGTTAGTCATCATATAACCCGGCCGGATCATCTGCGCATGGAAAAAATGGCCGATGTATTCAACTATTCGCAAAGTCATCTGGGCGCTTTGTTTAAGCAACAGGCTGGCGAAACCATCAGTCAGTACATAATCCGCTATAAGCTGCAACTGGTAGAAACAAGGCTACGGCTGAGTACCATGACCATTTCGCAGATAGCTGACGAATTCGGGTTCACGGATATTTGCCACCTCAACAAGCTTTTCAAGCGCTATTACCAATCGACGCCCACCGATTACCGACGAAGTCTGCTTCGTCCTGCACGCCTGAATACGGCCTGTCTGCAACCATCATTCAGTTAGCCTGAATAATGAGGCTTATGCATTGGCGAGGTCTGCCTGACCTACTTTTTCCTCGGTGAATGTCAGGCTGATCTGCACGCCATCGGTCTGATGGATTTGCAGCTTTCCACCTATCTGCTTGCTGAGTCCCCGAATCAGACTCATGCCCAGCGTCCGGCTTCGGTTGGGGTTCAGATCGGGCGGAAAGCCAACGCCATTATCACTGATCGTGAGTCGATACGTCTTATCGGCAACGACAGAAAGGTCAATTTGGATGCACCCGTTCCGGTTGTCCGGGAAAGCATACTTCAGGGAATTGGTAACCACTTCGTTGAGAATAAGGCCCAGCGGTACCGCCAGAAGAACATCCAGATTGATTGGCGCAATGGTTATTTTTTTGGTGACAGAACGCTGTCGGGCAAACGTAACGAGTAGATAGTCAACGATTTCGTCAATATACTCGGTTATCGGAATTGTCGATAACTGGTCAGACTGGTAAAGTTTCTGGTGAATCAGTGCCATGATATGCACCCGGTTCTGGCTTTCCCGAATGGCAGAAAGAGCCGCTTTATCTTTCAGGTAAACACCCTGCGAGTGGAGCAGGCTGGTGATGATCTGCAAATTATTTTTTACCCGGTGGTGAATCTCTTTAAGCATCCACTCTTTTTCTTCCAGCAAGCCTTCTTTTTCATCGAGCAGGTTGTCTTTATCGAGAATGAGGAGTTCTTTCTCATCGACAATATGCTGTAGTGATTTATTCTGGCGATTGATTTCCAGTTGTTTAGCCTCCAGAAGTTTATTGCTTCGTTGTTTCAATCGGTATTGATTATAGCTCACACCCAGTAAACCCAGCAGGAGCGCACTCCCCGCCAGAATACCATTGCGCGTTGTTTTTTCTCTGGCGAGTTCACGCTGCTGACTCTGGATCTGCTGGACCCGTTTGGCGGTTGCATACCGGACCTCCAGCACGGCCAGTTGTCGACTTTTAACGACACTGAATATGCTGTCATTCAGTGCTTTATGCTGTCTGAAATGGTCAATAGCCGACAGGTAATTGCCTTCGGTAGAGTCTACTTTAAAGAGCATGAAATGAATATCTTTTATCGTGGAGAGGGCGTTCTTCTGAGGGTTATAGGCCAGCGCTTTTCGCAGGTAAAAACTGGCTTTTTTTAAGTCGTTTCGTTTCAGATAAAATCGTCCGGCATCCACCTTTACTTTCTGCGACATTTCAAAATCATTGCCGGAGCGATCATACCAGCTAATGGATTCCAGATAATACGTTTCTGCCTGTGAGTAATTCTTCAGATCGTCGTAACAATAGGCCAGCGTCTGGAAAATACACCCCTTCTGAATGTTCGTGACGGGTGAAATTTCCCGGACAAGGTTCGTAATCAGCCGCAGGCCCTCTTTCGTTTTGTGGTGCCCGATTAAATCCTGCACGATAAGACTTGCGGCATAATACAATGAATAATTAGGCAGCTTTTCCTGTCGCCATTGCTGAAGCGTTTTTTTGAACCAGTAAATGCTTTGATCCTGTTTGCCCAGCTCCATGTAGATCTCGGCAATAGTGCCGTAAAAACTAGCCGCCGACAAGGTGTCCTGGGTCCTGTTCATACTTTCCAGGCTTTTCAGTGCATATAAAA contains:
- a CDS encoding DUF5996 family protein, translating into MTTKQLIEPSWPALDFADWHDTLVTLHLWTQIVGKIRLRQMPWTNHSWHVPLYVASQGFTTGSLPYEGGVFQIDFNFLAHQLRLSTSNGEVATIRLYARSVANFHQELMDQLNQLGIDVSIHPVPNEVEQAIPFAEDEIHHSYDPVMVSQFWQAVVRIHTVFTRFRAGFTGKCSPVHFFWGSFDLAVTRFSGRPAPLHPGGAPNMSDRVMQEAYSHEVSSAGFWPGSEQFPQAAFYSYCYPTPENFGQQPVKPAEAFFSPEMGEFFLPYDAVRRAADPEQMLLDFLRTTYEAAAKTGQWNRNALECDFSSFEM
- a CDS encoding tetratricopeptide repeat-containing sensor histidine kinase codes for the protein MTNWVSLFRRTHTLADRRLSSVICLCLLGITCQFLISLPAAGQNITRKMVNQLLIKVQPGQADTAQLGALIELGKFHVYKAGEVTVDLDSAIGYLKQAEALSTKLHVSTEKHRAESLLVIAYMERGDRQLAQYLFVKLVDDCKRTGDAETEADARYRFAVAQRYITRNYPEAVSGYRQAAALYKALDKPEREIKLYEEIAGLHADLGELELAESELLDVLKRYKAIKYTRLHYTYAWLAGVSRLKGNFDKGLLYALKSLESMNRTQDTLSAASFYGTIAEIYMELGKQDQSIYWFKKTLQQWRQEKLPNYSLYYAASLIVQDLIGHHKTKEGLRLITNLVREISPVTNIQKGCIFQTLAYCYDDLKNYSQAETYYLESISWYDRSGNDFEMSQKVKVDAGRFYLKRNDLKKASFYLRKALAYNPQKNALSTIKDIHFMLFKVDSTEGNYLSAIDHFRQHKALNDSIFSVVKSRQLAVLEVRYATAKRVQQIQSQQRELAREKTTRNGILAGSALLLGLLGVSYNQYRLKQRSNKLLEAKQLEINRQNKSLQHIVDEKELLILDKDNLLDEKEGLLEEKEWMLKEIHHRVKNNLQIITSLLHSQGVYLKDKAALSAIRESQNRVHIMALIHQKLYQSDQLSTIPITEYIDEIVDYLLVTFARQRSVTKKITIAPINLDVLLAVPLGLILNEVVTNSLKYAFPDNRNGCIQIDLSVVADKTYRLTISDNGVGFPPDLNPNRSRTLGMSLIRGLSKQIGGKLQIHQTDGVQISLTFTEEKVGQADLANA
- a CDS encoding AraC family transcriptional regulator, whose protein sequence is MKRSIQHELLTVQVVETSLWTYPIHDHNHFELILIRTGSGQHVINGNRFAYQAGDVFFLGPLDSHSFVIEKMTCFCCLSFTELYMAGLAMSGATSWLQIKEHGLMVNHQLVGSIVTDSIEQQNLNALVDIILTEQHNHRQLMANQVVEALMKTILSLVDRQLMQRAVGANPSTGCSSSLMQRIGMYVSHHITRPDHLRMEKMADVFNYSQSHLGALFKQQAGETISQYIIRYKLQLVETRLRLSTMTISQIADEFGFTDICHLNKLFKRYYQSTPTDYRRSLLRPARLNTACLQPSFS